Proteins encoded together in one Thermococcus gammatolerans EJ3 window:
- the twy1 gene encoding 4-demethylwyosine synthase TYW1, which yields MAIVVKANPNMPEEIALLFRKQHYELVGRHSGVKLCHWLKESLTKGRFCYKQKFYGIASHRCLQMTPVLAWCTHNCIFCWRPMESFLGTELPEPWDDPAFIVEESIKAQRKLLVGYKGNPKVPKEKFEEAWNPKHAAISLSGEPMLYPYMGDLVEEFHKRGFTTFIVTNGTVPERLEEMIKEDKLPTQLYVSLTAPDIETYNRVNVPMIPDGWERIMETLRLMRDAETRTVIRLTLVKGENMHSPEKYAELIKIANPMFVEAKAYMFVGFSRNRLTINNMPRHEEIRAFAEELVKHLPGYHIEDEYEPSRVVLIMRDDVNPKGRGLEGRFIKD from the coding sequence ATGGCGATAGTGGTTAAGGCCAACCCGAACATGCCGGAGGAAATCGCGCTCCTCTTCAGGAAACAGCACTACGAGCTCGTTGGGAGGCACAGCGGGGTTAAGCTCTGCCACTGGCTCAAGGAAAGCCTTACTAAGGGTCGCTTCTGCTACAAGCAGAAGTTCTACGGCATAGCGAGCCACCGCTGTCTACAGATGACGCCCGTTTTAGCTTGGTGCACCCACAACTGCATCTTCTGCTGGCGTCCGATGGAGAGCTTCCTCGGCACTGAACTGCCAGAACCCTGGGACGACCCTGCCTTCATCGTCGAGGAGAGCATAAAGGCCCAGAGGAAGCTTTTAGTGGGCTACAAGGGCAACCCCAAGGTTCCGAAGGAGAAGTTCGAGGAGGCCTGGAACCCGAAGCACGCGGCGATTAGTCTCTCGGGCGAGCCGATGCTCTACCCCTACATGGGCGACCTCGTTGAGGAGTTCCACAAGCGCGGTTTCACGACCTTCATAGTCACCAACGGAACCGTTCCGGAGCGGCTGGAGGAGATGATTAAGGAGGACAAGCTCCCGACCCAGCTCTACGTCTCGCTCACGGCTCCGGACATCGAGACCTACAATCGCGTCAACGTCCCCATGATTCCCGACGGCTGGGAGAGGATTATGGAGACGCTCAGGCTCATGCGCGACGCGGAAACGAGGACGGTGATAAGGCTCACCCTTGTGAAGGGCGAGAACATGCACAGTCCAGAAAAGTACGCCGAGCTGATTAAGATAGCGAACCCGATGTTCGTCGAGGCTAAAGCCTACATGTTCGTCGGCTTCTCGCGGAACAGGCTCACCATCAACAACATGCCGAGGCACGAGGAAATCAGGGCCTTCGCCGAGGAGCTCGTGAAGCACCTCCCCGGCTACCACATTGAAGACGAGTACGAGCCGAGCAGGGTCGTTCTCATCATGCGCGACGATGTTAATCCAAAGGGCAGGGGGCTTGAGGGAAGGTTCATCAAGGATTGA
- a CDS encoding FtsZ/tubulin family protein translates to MRAIIIGVGQCGTKIADLFSLVDFEALAINTSRGDLDYLKHIPSDRRILIGESLTGGKGVNANPVLGREAMKRDLPMVMRKISSMVGYEDVDIFFLTFGFGGGTGAGGTPVLAEALKEEYPDSLVVAIGALPLKEEGIRPTINAAITIDKLSKVADSIIAIDNNKLKEGDLDISQAYEMINYTIVERIASLLALIDVPGEQTLDASDLKFVLKAFGSFATVGYAKARADQLKSLSKLIVRSFESEGLYLEANVESALYGLVAVHGPPEVLKAKEIFEALDELTDRIKGKQIFRGFYPDPRTREVEVVTLLSGIYESESIERIIRTAKEYASSFMRAKKEAEEKKRELLSGLPDFDDLYPGGENAE, encoded by the coding sequence GTGAGAGCTATAATCATAGGGGTCGGCCAGTGCGGAACCAAGATAGCCGACCTCTTTTCTTTAGTCGATTTTGAGGCTTTGGCGATAAACACTTCCAGGGGTGATCTCGACTATCTCAAGCACATCCCCTCCGACAGGAGGATCCTCATAGGGGAGAGCCTAACCGGTGGGAAGGGCGTTAACGCGAACCCCGTCCTCGGAAGGGAGGCCATGAAGAGAGACCTTCCGATGGTTATGAGGAAGATCTCCTCAATGGTCGGCTACGAGGACGTTGACATCTTCTTCCTTACCTTCGGCTTTGGTGGTGGAACCGGAGCGGGCGGAACGCCGGTTTTGGCGGAGGCCCTCAAGGAGGAGTACCCGGATTCACTGGTAGTTGCCATCGGAGCCCTGCCACTAAAGGAGGAGGGTATACGGCCTACCATCAACGCCGCCATCACGATAGACAAGCTTTCCAAGGTGGCGGACTCAATAATAGCCATAGACAACAACAAGCTCAAGGAGGGCGACCTCGACATATCCCAGGCCTACGAGATGATAAACTACACTATCGTAGAGAGGATCGCCTCACTTCTCGCCCTGATTGACGTTCCTGGGGAGCAGACCCTCGACGCAAGCGATCTGAAGTTCGTCCTCAAAGCCTTTGGAAGTTTTGCAACAGTCGGCTACGCGAAGGCCCGGGCGGATCAGCTCAAGAGCCTCTCGAAGCTGATAGTCAGGTCGTTCGAGAGTGAGGGGCTTTATCTCGAGGCCAACGTTGAGTCAGCCCTTTACGGTCTCGTAGCAGTTCACGGCCCACCCGAAGTCCTCAAGGCGAAGGAGATCTTCGAGGCCCTTGACGAGCTCACAGACAGAATCAAAGGAAAACAGATCTTCAGGGGCTTTTATCCTGATCCAAGAACGCGCGAGGTTGAGGTTGTAACGCTTCTCAGTGGCATCTACGAGAGCGAGAGCATAGAAAGAATCATCAGAACCGCCAAGGAGTACGCAAGCTCGTTTATGAGGGCAAAGAAAGAAGCAGAGGAGAAGAAGAGGGAACTGCTTTCAGGCCTTCCTGATTTCGATGATCTCTACCCCGGTGGTGAGAATGCCGAGTGA
- a CDS encoding DUF2341 domain-containing protein, giving the protein MRRGFLLNSAVIVLLIPLLLLLATYEDVSSSIIKAQSERTQFGRTYDVINFLNLEFQKALELSGKRAVVAAVDYVAVTGNFISPTYKANNTIRDFIKSGTSPAVTGYDTLRVMGGQTLKTWLSNVSKLLQDQGYSIYPSISDIVSSTEITVAPLDAFTVVIKARIPRVRITDSSGLVVYDGPIPSTGGYVYSTVDIRDLEDPIFSAMTGGRYQRSLRACPYAYPELGSRPLTIANGTGVGTSSTVIGYFGTDFQYNLTDIWDSSGDHVSNLTVDGIPTTTRDVILNSGDVGILKFGNVTSSGTGTGLPSGWCSILGYRINLTIENNVGIDLNDYQIPLLISTAKGFTTQMLDFIFQNTQNTYLGDPYQTNASIAFYDTNCNPVPFWIEYWDPTTETALVWLRLSIPVNGRVTVEMYFGNETAPTKGDGNAVFEFFEDSLTIDGGNEVEIKLNQNSLDLYGGFAVRFRMRAERNYYDWDSGVGVEDSSGRMLLFTDDGTWSDDGLAIHRPWWVYLSEIGGRDPIDTFHVYEALMKPYSTTSKDSKFKDITEGRVNNDNYYRTWTEPLAYVYAVTDSEFWYRKTDYQWIAVRKYDTSTDLLEDPHFNGITLYWQTTTLSQIIESKPAPSTSAPSSSNATVYDIQPLLNCILDQRYIATENGWSFFERLEGSDANHAAYVTLSHQMQDEMGYKYGNQYYPIGLVSFMIPDPTYDRKLFNLFLTLGISVEEGQSSTDYYFLNYYFGDGTKVQGYRVWGVSEGTIGTSNLEEIPFFLDPQTSEEILGPQGTCDLLYGYTCP; this is encoded by the coding sequence ATGAGGCGGGGCTTCCTTCTCAATTCGGCCGTCATTGTGCTCCTTATTCCCCTCCTCCTTCTTCTGGCTACTTACGAGGACGTTTCCTCCTCGATAATCAAGGCCCAGAGCGAGAGAACCCAGTTTGGGAGGACATACGATGTCATCAACTTCCTGAATCTCGAATTCCAGAAGGCGTTAGAGCTGTCAGGAAAGAGGGCCGTTGTTGCCGCGGTCGATTACGTGGCCGTTACTGGCAACTTCATAAGTCCAACATACAAGGCGAACAACACCATCCGCGATTTCATAAAGAGCGGAACCTCACCCGCGGTTACTGGATACGATACACTTCGCGTTATGGGCGGTCAAACCCTCAAAACATGGCTTTCAAACGTGAGCAAACTTCTTCAGGATCAGGGTTACAGCATCTACCCCTCAATAAGCGATATCGTCAGTTCCACGGAAATAACTGTGGCTCCCCTCGACGCGTTTACAGTTGTTATCAAGGCTCGCATACCCAGGGTGAGGATTACCGATTCATCTGGTCTCGTAGTCTACGACGGACCGATACCCTCAACCGGCGGATACGTGTACTCAACCGTTGACATTCGCGATCTGGAGGACCCAATATTCTCGGCGATGACTGGAGGAAGGTACCAGAGGTCTCTAAGAGCCTGCCCCTACGCCTACCCCGAGCTTGGATCAAGACCCCTCACCATAGCCAACGGCACCGGAGTTGGCACATCATCCACGGTCATTGGCTACTTTGGAACGGACTTTCAGTACAACCTAACGGACATATGGGACTCCTCCGGCGACCACGTCTCTAACCTGACAGTTGACGGAATCCCCACAACGACAAGGGACGTCATCCTTAACAGCGGAGACGTTGGAATCCTTAAATTTGGCAACGTTACCTCCTCCGGAACCGGAACGGGACTTCCATCGGGATGGTGCTCCATCCTAGGCTATCGTATAAACCTGACCATCGAGAACAACGTGGGAATAGACCTCAACGACTACCAGATTCCCCTCCTGATAAGCACCGCCAAGGGCTTCACAACCCAGATGCTGGACTTCATCTTCCAGAACACTCAGAACACGTACTTAGGAGACCCATACCAAACAAACGCCTCCATAGCCTTCTACGACACAAACTGCAATCCAGTTCCGTTCTGGATAGAGTATTGGGATCCAACGACGGAAACAGCCTTGGTGTGGCTCAGGCTATCGATTCCGGTCAACGGCCGCGTGACGGTGGAGATGTACTTCGGCAACGAAACCGCGCCAACTAAGGGAGACGGAAACGCCGTGTTTGAATTTTTTGAGGACTCTCTGACAATCGACGGCGGAAATGAGGTTGAGATCAAACTGAACCAGAACTCCCTCGATCTCTACGGAGGCTTTGCCGTCAGGTTCAGGATGAGGGCAGAGAGGAACTATTATGACTGGGATTCCGGCGTTGGTGTTGAGGACTCAAGCGGCAGAATGCTCCTGTTTACGGATGATGGAACCTGGAGCGACGACGGCCTTGCGATCCACAGACCCTGGTGGGTATATCTTTCGGAGATCGGGGGGAGGGATCCAATAGACACATTCCACGTCTACGAGGCCCTTATGAAACCGTACTCCACAACTTCCAAGGATTCCAAATTCAAGGATATAACAGAGGGGAGGGTCAACAACGATAACTACTACAGGACATGGACTGAACCCCTGGCATACGTTTACGCAGTAACCGACAGTGAGTTCTGGTACAGAAAGACAGACTACCAGTGGATAGCAGTCCGCAAGTACGATACCTCCACCGATCTGCTTGAGGATCCCCATTTCAATGGAATAACCCTTTACTGGCAGACCACGACGCTGAGTCAGATCATAGAGTCCAAGCCGGCTCCCTCCACATCCGCGCCGTCATCGAGCAACGCAACCGTTTACGACATACAGCCCCTTCTCAACTGCATCCTGGACCAGAGGTACATAGCCACCGAAAACGGGTGGTCCTTCTTCGAGAGGCTCGAGGGAAGCGACGCCAATCACGCCGCTTACGTTACACTTTCCCATCAGATGCAGGATGAGATGGGTTACAAATATGGAAACCAGTACTACCCCATTGGACTGGTGAGCTTCATGATACCTGATCCCACCTACGACAGGAAGCTCTTCAATCTGTTCCTCACCCTCGGAATTTCAGTGGAAGAGGGGCAATCCAGCACCGACTACTACTTCCTCAACTATTACTTCGGAGACGGAACCAAGGTTCAGGGATATCGTGTATGGGGTGTCTCAGAGGGGACAATAGGAACAAGCAACCTCGAAGAAATACCGTTCTTCCTGGATCCTCAGACCAGCGAGGAGATCTTAGGGCCACAGGGGACGTGTGACCTTCTCTACGGCTACACCTGTCCGTGA
- a CDS encoding prenyltransferase/squalene oxidase repeat-containing protein produces MVKRWPLKIIPLILIGVIVFAPLTAALSITEGSANFLKKFGDSSGQIRTLSLTIIALAEASGRVNEDLTPKVREFTRELISYQNPDGGWGYFPGSVSNVLDTSYALIALSKAEKFFEGTDDLFKVDDARKKGVKFLVSSKTGNTWGYIPNSTPMFYPTVLALWALGENGHNSSSPVVSSAVSSLPELPRYIDDYTALGLRLIAFKAVGEPVDKSEVKELIEILNGDDLSPAQRALLTYALTLYSEPTFEVVATIARLDQIKHTGANMVFWADTPKYPISVTDTVTPTAYALLAVSELVPPIREVTINPNEMPCDQLISYQNPDGGWGIYRGSPSNEKATYYALIAIEACYPAPDIVEKALNWTEERLKEDERVVLNEGRLTVGYYYALMTLLHFNRLNESEREHAIEVIKSVKMDTGKWGVENLGPQPAETAMALSALMALGINRSDPDVIAAKKWLLSISSTGWGLYYQSGLYPFMLEVNVLDTLTVLKALEPIATRPELEAHLKWLISQRVDGGWPYMKEHTNINGTKIEGRPRVDLTVEATLLLMHYGFDYTQQTLDFVKKARDSGLIANDTLETAFAVIYLSSFNKMPMVDLSDVRNALETSTFNVVCPEDRISDAKDVINYLRETFGYRFDLGPLSLMEEGNSIVLAGFDDVNVSRYNRYIVLDISGNEIGLKNSTYPRQDTVLLIPGRTAKGVMLFVLYDEDSSEIAKLVFKIGYVKYMQGPAVVVHYEDRNGDGKIELNEVTAETVG; encoded by the coding sequence ATGGTGAAAAGGTGGCCCCTGAAAATTATTCCCCTAATTCTCATCGGTGTAATCGTTTTTGCTCCCCTCACTGCAGCCCTTTCCATTACTGAGGGCTCTGCAAACTTTCTCAAGAAGTTTGGAGACAGCAGTGGGCAGATAAGGACCCTGAGCCTTACTATCATCGCCCTCGCGGAAGCCAGCGGTAGGGTAAACGAGGATCTGACGCCGAAGGTTAGAGAGTTCACTAGGGAACTGATCTCCTACCAGAATCCGGACGGCGGCTGGGGCTACTTCCCCGGAAGCGTGAGCAACGTTCTCGATACCTCCTATGCCCTGATAGCCCTCTCAAAGGCGGAGAAGTTTTTCGAGGGGACCGATGACCTTTTCAAGGTAGATGACGCCCGTAAGAAGGGAGTTAAGTTCCTGGTAAGTTCCAAAACGGGGAATACATGGGGCTACATTCCCAACAGCACGCCCATGTTCTATCCGACGGTTCTGGCGCTCTGGGCCCTGGGAGAGAACGGCCACAACTCATCAAGTCCAGTGGTCTCATCTGCGGTCTCATCCCTACCCGAACTGCCGAGGTACATCGACGATTACACCGCCCTCGGCCTGAGACTCATAGCCTTCAAAGCGGTTGGAGAGCCCGTTGACAAGTCCGAGGTAAAAGAGCTCATAGAAATACTCAACGGAGACGATCTTTCTCCGGCCCAGAGGGCACTGCTTACATATGCCCTGACCCTCTACTCGGAGCCAACTTTCGAAGTCGTGGCGACGATAGCAAGGCTCGACCAGATAAAGCACACCGGGGCCAACATGGTCTTCTGGGCGGACACCCCGAAGTATCCTATCTCGGTAACGGATACTGTAACGCCAACGGCCTACGCTCTCCTCGCAGTTTCCGAGCTCGTACCACCGATAAGGGAGGTAACGATCAACCCCAATGAGATGCCCTGCGACCAGTTGATATCCTACCAGAACCCAGATGGGGGATGGGGAATCTACCGCGGCTCCCCCTCCAACGAGAAGGCAACGTACTACGCTCTTATAGCTATAGAAGCCTGCTATCCCGCTCCAGATATCGTTGAAAAAGCCCTGAACTGGACGGAGGAGAGGCTTAAGGAAGACGAGAGGGTAGTCCTCAATGAGGGCAGGCTTACGGTTGGTTACTACTACGCCCTCATGACCCTACTTCACTTCAATCGGCTCAACGAGAGTGAGAGGGAACACGCGATAGAGGTTATAAAGTCTGTTAAGATGGACACTGGAAAGTGGGGCGTCGAGAACCTCGGTCCTCAGCCGGCCGAGACGGCTATGGCCCTGAGCGCTCTCATGGCCCTTGGGATCAATAGATCCGACCCCGATGTTATTGCCGCCAAGAAGTGGCTCCTCTCGATAAGTTCAACGGGCTGGGGCCTCTACTACCAGAGCGGCCTCTATCCTTTCATGCTCGAGGTGAACGTCCTTGACACGCTCACCGTTCTAAAGGCCCTGGAACCAATAGCGACCAGACCGGAACTCGAGGCTCATCTGAAGTGGCTTATCTCCCAGAGGGTCGACGGTGGCTGGCCCTACATGAAGGAACACACCAATATCAATGGAACCAAGATCGAAGGAAGGCCCCGCGTGGATCTTACCGTCGAGGCAACTCTCCTGCTCATGCACTACGGCTTTGACTACACCCAGCAGACCCTCGATTTCGTGAAGAAGGCCAGGGATTCCGGATTGATCGCCAACGACACACTGGAGACCGCCTTTGCGGTGATATACCTTTCAAGCTTCAACAAAATGCCAATGGTGGATCTCTCGGACGTTAGAAACGCCCTTGAAACCTCAACTTTCAACGTGGTCTGCCCCGAAGATAGGATAAGTGACGCAAAGGATGTCATAAACTACCTCCGTGAAACCTTTGGCTACCGCTTTGACCTAGGACCCCTCTCGCTAATGGAGGAGGGGAACTCCATTGTGCTGGCGGGCTTCGATGACGTAAACGTCTCCCGCTACAACCGTTACATAGTCCTAGACATTTCAGGAAACGAGATAGGGCTCAAAAACTCCACTTATCCGCGCCAAGACACGGTTCTCCTGATCCCGGGAAGAACCGCGAAGGGAGTTATGCTCTTCGTCCTCTACGACGAGGACTCCTCGGAGATAGCGAAGCTCGTGTTCAAGATAGGCTACGTCAAGTACATGCAGGGGCCTGCGGTTGTGGTTCACTATGAGGACAGGAACGGGGACGGAAAGATAGAGCTCAACGAGGTAACCGCCGAGACAGTTGGATGA
- the guaA gene encoding glutamine-hydrolyzing GMP synthase: MWKDFIREKVEEIRETVGDGKAIIALSGGVDSSTAAVLAHKAIGDRLHAVFVNTGFMRKGEPEFVVKTFRDEFGLNLHYVDASERFFKALKGVTDPEEKRKIIGRVFIEVFEEIAKEINADFLIQGTIAPDWIESKGKIKSHHNVGGLPERLNLKLIEPLRDLYKDEVRELAKELGLPEKIYNRMPFPGPGLAVRVLGEVTPEKIAIVREANAIVEEEIEKAGLRPWQAFAVLLGVKTVGVQGDIRAYKETIAVRVVESLDGMTANAMNVPFEVLQRIAFRITSEIPEVGRVLYDITNKPPATIEFE, encoded by the coding sequence ATGTGGAAGGACTTCATCAGGGAGAAGGTTGAGGAGATAAGGGAAACCGTCGGCGATGGGAAGGCGATAATAGCGCTCAGCGGTGGTGTTGACAGCTCAACCGCCGCTGTACTCGCGCACAAAGCTATAGGTGATAGACTTCACGCGGTGTTCGTTAACACGGGCTTCATGCGCAAGGGCGAGCCCGAGTTCGTTGTCAAGACCTTCCGCGACGAGTTCGGCCTCAACCTGCACTACGTTGACGCGAGCGAGCGCTTTTTCAAGGCTTTGAAGGGCGTTACCGACCCGGAGGAGAAGAGGAAGATAATAGGTCGCGTTTTCATCGAGGTCTTCGAAGAAATAGCTAAGGAAATCAACGCCGACTTCCTGATTCAGGGAACCATCGCCCCGGACTGGATTGAGAGCAAGGGGAAGATCAAGAGCCACCACAACGTCGGAGGTCTGCCAGAGAGGCTCAACCTCAAGCTCATTGAACCGCTCCGTGACCTCTACAAGGACGAGGTTCGGGAGCTGGCGAAGGAGCTCGGCCTTCCCGAGAAGATTTACAACAGAATGCCCTTCCCGGGGCCGGGCCTCGCCGTCAGGGTTCTTGGTGAGGTCACGCCGGAGAAGATAGCGATAGTCAGGGAAGCAAACGCAATAGTCGAGGAGGAAATCGAGAAGGCCGGGCTCAGACCCTGGCAGGCTTTCGCGGTTCTCCTTGGAGTTAAAACCGTCGGTGTTCAGGGCGACATAAGGGCCTACAAGGAAACGATAGCGGTTAGGGTCGTTGAGAGCCTCGACGGAATGACTGCTAATGCTATGAACGTCCCCTTCGAGGTTCTTCAGAGGATAGCCTTCAGGATAACGAGCGAGATTCCCGAGGTCGGGAGAGTCCTCTACGACATCACCAACAAGCCACCCGCTACCATAGAGTTCGAGTGA
- a CDS encoding DUF2101 family protein, translating to MSLLDLFYSIGEAVEEFSRKAVHSIRELVSPTPQSKPPEFRILRRLVRREVTVHELLSLKLQLVLVGYLLLSLLIVLTLRSPYLLALLFIGEIAYLRYLIKRNWNFFVEAEPYYFFYSVISVISFLSFLGYLLLRKLATSVYYYYGYLIGVLIVVLLFRWYFKGRYGREYTYGIVEEVRGDLIRVFVNDDLAANVKPGRYWVPAVPDAEPGRVVKLLVEERTLKGSVPVRVIEVYLDQSSHTETEPKDDTE from the coding sequence ATGTCTCTCCTGGATCTTTTTTACTCAATTGGCGAAGCGGTAGAGGAGTTTTCTAGAAAAGCCGTTCACAGTATCAGAGAGCTTGTAAGCCCGACCCCCCAGTCTAAACCACCGGAATTCAGGATCCTGCGGCGGCTCGTGAGGAGAGAAGTGACAGTCCACGAGCTCCTCAGCCTCAAGCTCCAGCTCGTACTCGTGGGTTATCTTCTGCTTTCCCTCCTGATAGTCCTGACCTTAAGAAGTCCTTATCTCCTTGCCCTTCTGTTTATTGGAGAGATAGCCTACCTAAGGTACCTGATAAAAAGGAACTGGAACTTTTTCGTTGAGGCCGAGCCGTACTACTTCTTTTACAGCGTGATTTCAGTGATATCGTTTCTCTCCTTTCTGGGATACCTCCTCCTGAGAAAGCTTGCAACGAGCGTTTACTACTACTATGGCTACCTCATAGGCGTTCTGATAGTGGTTCTGCTCTTCAGATGGTACTTTAAGGGGCGGTACGGAAGGGAATACACCTACGGGATCGTCGAAGAGGTAAGAGGTGACCTCATAAGGGTCTTCGTGAACGATGATTTAGCTGCAAACGTCAAGCCGGGACGGTACTGGGTTCCCGCCGTTCCTGATGCCGAGCCGGGCAGGGTCGTGAAGCTACTGGTGGAGGAGAGAACTTTGAAAGGTTCGGTGCCGGTCAGAGTAATCGAGGTCTACCTAGATCAATCCTCCCACACCGAGACCGAGCCAAAGGACGACACCGAGTGA
- a CDS encoding class III signal peptide-containing protein: MGKKGQISLEFLFIFAILLILLAYSVKNTTFQQGSQSIETLRVQIALEEKELANTISGAISQAYSQGPGSKTTVYVKLVYLRKPYYLEKVWGVADPMIFVTYGQHLNDGNGTYVMVLNGTGTTKVILTGGNKNAFWTRALYQRDLLGNSTVWGGSSASVDFGTGVTTVYGLRLDPSTIPQVLKVVVEWNPDLPNSWVFNSTAGELMININPGG, from the coding sequence ATGGGCAAGAAGGGTCAGATCTCCCTCGAATTCCTGTTCATCTTCGCAATCCTGCTCATCCTGTTAGCTTACTCAGTCAAAAACACGACGTTCCAGCAGGGTTCCCAGTCAATCGAAACACTAAGGGTACAGATAGCCCTTGAAGAGAAGGAGCTGGCCAACACCATATCCGGAGCCATAAGCCAGGCGTACTCCCAGGGACCGGGCTCGAAGACGACCGTTTACGTAAAGCTCGTGTACCTTAGAAAGCCGTACTACCTAGAGAAAGTGTGGGGCGTTGCAGATCCCATGATCTTCGTAACCTATGGCCAGCATCTAAACGATGGGAACGGAACGTACGTGATGGTCCTCAACGGCACCGGAACAACGAAAGTCATCCTGACGGGGGGAAACAAGAACGCCTTCTGGACTAGGGCGCTCTACCAGAGGGATCTCCTGGGAAACTCAACGGTGTGGGGCGGTTCGAGTGCCAGCGTTGATTTTGGCACTGGAGTGACAACAGTGTACGGCCTCAGGCTGGATCCATCAACGATCCCCCAGGTCCTCAAAGTGGTCGTAGAGTGGAACCCAGACCTTCCGAACTCGTGGGTCTTCAACTCGACCGCCGGCGAGCTCATGATAAACATAAACCCCGGTGGGTGA
- a CDS encoding type II toxin-antitoxin system VapC family toxin: protein MKVVVDTSVVFHLFSSFYPERAEVAERIIEYAQLGSLELYAPRLGEVEFVAVLSRYFEREQVEKALTYYSEIVAWVPEELLIEELREVAFQTHHKASDIYFIATARYLDGVLVTNDRKMAELAKSLGLRAFYLVEEHDAFFKLLEVGS from the coding sequence ATGAAGGTCGTGGTTGACACCTCCGTTGTTTTCCATCTGTTTTCTAGCTTCTATCCTGAAAGGGCAGAAGTCGCCGAAAGAATCATAGAGTATGCACAGTTAGGCTCGCTTGAGCTTTACGCTCCCCGCTTGGGGGAAGTTGAGTTCGTTGCTGTTCTCTCAAGGTATTTTGAGCGGGAGCAGGTTGAGAAGGCGCTAACCTACTACAGCGAAATAGTTGCGTGGGTTCCTGAGGAACTGCTCATCGAGGAGCTTCGAGAAGTGGCCTTTCAGACGCATCACAAGGCTTCTGATATCTATTTCATTGCGACAGCCCGATACCTTGACGGGGTTCTTGTTACGAATGACAGGAAGATGGCCGAGCTGGCCAAGTCCCTTGGTTTGAGGGCTTTTTATCTCGTTGAAGAACACGATGCCTTCTTCAAACTCCTGGAGGTGGGCTCATGA
- a CDS encoding GMP synthase subunit A: MIVIMDNGGQYVHRIWRTLRYLGVEAKIIPNTTPLEEIKAMEPKGIIFSGGPDINKTGNCDAILEHYDEFNVPILGICLGHQLIARHFGGKVGRGKKAEYSLVEIEIVEENDLFKGFPRKLKVWESHMDEVKELPPGFKLLARSETCPIEAMKHETLPIYGVQFHPEVSHTERGAEVYRNFARLCGEL, from the coding sequence ATGATAGTTATAATGGACAACGGCGGACAGTACGTCCACAGGATTTGGAGAACGCTCCGCTATCTGGGCGTCGAGGCGAAGATAATTCCGAACACAACCCCGCTTGAGGAAATCAAGGCGATGGAGCCGAAGGGAATAATCTTCTCAGGTGGCCCCGACATAAACAAGACGGGCAACTGCGATGCCATTCTAGAGCACTACGACGAGTTCAACGTCCCAATCCTCGGGATCTGTCTCGGTCACCAACTCATAGCGAGGCACTTCGGTGGAAAGGTCGGTAGGGGCAAGAAGGCCGAGTACAGCTTGGTTGAGATTGAAATAGTCGAGGAAAACGACCTCTTTAAGGGCTTTCCAAGGAAGCTGAAGGTGTGGGAGAGCCACATGGATGAGGTGAAGGAGCTCCCGCCGGGCTTTAAACTGCTCGCGAGGAGCGAGACCTGTCCGATTGAGGCCATGAAGCACGAAACGCTCCCAATCTACGGCGTCCAGTTCCATCCCGAGGTCTCCCACACCGAGCGCGGGGCCGAGGTTTACAGGAACTTCGCGAGGCTCTGCGGGGAGCTCTAG
- a CDS encoding antitoxin AF2212-like protein — protein MGEIIEVIYENGVLKPLKPLKLKEGQRLRVRIYHEDFLELAREMRKRVTPEKFREDPTDYLLRLREEET, from the coding sequence ATGGGTGAGATTATCGAGGTGATTTACGAGAACGGCGTGCTGAAGCCCCTCAAGCCCCTCAAGCTGAAGGAGGGGCAGAGGCTCAGGGTAAGGATTTACCACGAGGACTTCCTTGAGCTGGCAAGGGAGATGAGGAAAAGAGTAACGCCCGAAAAGTTCAGGGAAGACCCGACGGACTATCTCCTTCGCTTGAGGGAGGAGGAAACATGA